Genomic segment of Myxococcus stipitatus:
CGCGCGTCTTGCGGATGTACGTCATCACCCGCTCGACCTCGATGGAGCGCAGCACCTCGCCGGCGATGGTCGTCAGCAGCTTCTCGTCCTGGTCGCTGAACGGCTCGTTGCCCAGGCGGTCCGCCACGAGCACCCCGCGCACCAGGCCACTGCCCTCGATGATGGGGACCGCGAGCAGCGCCTGCACCGCGGGGCCGCCCCCCTCGTAGTACGTCACGCCCTTGAGCCCCTGCGCGGAGTTCATCCGCACCGGCGCGCGGCGCTTCAGCACGCCGCCGATGATGCCCTCGCCCGCGCCGAAGCGGTCGCGATTCACGCGCTCGGAGCCGGAGCGACAGTCGTAGAGCTTGAGGCTCCGGTCGTCGGAGGCCAGCAGGAACGCCGCGCAGGTGTACGTGCGCAGCCCCGTCTCGGCGATCTCCAGCGCGGCCTGCACCGCGCCCTCAATCTCCTTCACCGACGCGACCAGCCACTTCTCGTCGGAGCTCATTCCGCTAAAGCTGTCGTGCGTGCCGGAGCTGACCAGGCGGAAGGTGCGCGCGCGCTCCTCCACCTCGCGGATGCGCTTCTGGACCGCGTCGTTCTCCGCGCGGCGCGCCACCGCGATGCGGGACGCCAGCACCAGGTGGTAGAGGCACGCGAAGAGGATGAGGAACGCGGAGTGCATCGCGAAGCTCGCGGCGTTCGGCACCGGGCCGCCCAGCGTCACCAGCGCGTCGAACACCAGGGCCACGCCCAGGAGCGTGAGCCCCGCGTTGCGAGGCAGGAAGGCCACCAGGAACGCCATCAACAGGTAGACGATGGGGAAGAGCTCCCCTCCCCCGATGGCCACGACGATGAAGCCGGCGGCCACCAGCCCGCCGCCCAGCTCCAGGTCATCCCGCAGGTCGATGACCGCGCCCACCGAGCCCCGCATGGCGCGGCGCCACGCCGCCACGCCGATGCCCACCAACAGGCACAGCACCAGCGCGGCCTCGGTCCACCCCAGCGTGTGCAGACCGCGGAAGCCCCCGCGCGCCAGGTGGATGAACGTGGCGATGCCCGCCACGGCGGGAATCGACCGCACGACATGACGCAGCAACTTCCCGGGCGACGGAAACGCGCTCAGCGACGTCATGGCGACTCCAGATGAAAGACGAGCTCGCCCGGCTTCACGTAGCCGAGCTCTTCACGGACGGCCCGCTCCAGCGCCGCGGGGTCCTTGCGCAAGGCGGCGATCTCCTGTCGCAGCGCCTCGTTCTGCTCGGCCAGGGAGGCGTTCCGCTGCTGGAGCGAATCCACGTCCTGCCGCAAGGAGAGGTAGCGCCGGAAGCCCTTGGCGTCCGCCACTGACAGCAGGCTCAAGGCCCCCGCCACACCTACCGCCACCACCAGGAGCTTTCCGCGCGCCGTCATGAACGCCGTCGACGGTACCAGCGAGCCTCGCCCCCGCAAGAATTCCGCTCCAGCCCTGTAGCACTCGACTCACGCGCGCCCCGAAGGGCTCGAATCAGTCCTGCTTCAGCAGCTTCTCGACGGCCTCGGTCAGCTTGGAGTGACTCTCGACCCCCTGCCATGCCGCCACCGCGCGACCGTGGCGGTCCAGCAGGACGGTGGTCGGCAACCCCTTGATGGGACCAAAGGCGCTGCGTCCGGCAATCATCCACTCCGACGCGACCAGCACGGGGTAGCGCGGCGCATAGTGGTCGGCGAACGGCTGGAGGACCTTGGCGCCCTCCAGGTCCATGCCCACCGCGACGACCTGGAACCCCTGGGCGCCGTAGTCCCGCTGGAGCGCCTCCAGGTTGGGCATCTCCGCCAGGCACGGGAAGCACCAGGTCGCGAAGAACGAGACCAGGACGACCTTGCCCACGAGCTTGCGGACCTCGTGCGGCGTGGGCCCCACCGACGGCAGGGCCAGGGACTGGAGGAAGGCCGGCCCGGCATCCACGGGCCGCGTCCCGCGACACCCCGCGAGCGCGAGCAGGAGGACACACGCCAGGGCCCGCGCGGCGGAGCTCATCTCACGCTTCCGTGGCCCGGGCGCCCGAGCGCTGACAGTCCCGGCACAGTCCGTACAGCTCCATCTTGTGGGACGTCACCGTGAAGCCGTGCTTGCGCGCCACCGCGTCCTGGAGCGTCTCGATGCGATCATTCTCGAACTCGACGATGGTGCCGCAC
This window contains:
- a CDS encoding diguanylate cyclase, with translation MTSLSAFPSPGKLLRHVVRSIPAVAGIATFIHLARGGFRGLHTLGWTEAALVLCLLVGIGVAAWRRAMRGSVGAVIDLRDDLELGGGLVAAGFIVVAIGGGELFPIVYLLMAFLVAFLPRNAGLTLLGVALVFDALVTLGGPVPNAASFAMHSAFLILFACLYHLVLASRIAVARRAENDAVQKRIREVEERARTFRLVSSGTHDSFSGMSSDEKWLVASVKEIEGAVQAALEIAETGLRTYTCAAFLLASDDRSLKLYDCRSGSERVNRDRFGAGEGIIGGVLKRRAPVRMNSAQGLKGVTYYEGGGPAVQALLAVPIIEGSGLVRGVLVADRLGNEPFSDQDEKLLTTIAGEVLRSIEVERVMTYIRKTRDEKDRFFRAIEELNRAGSPEQVFAAVLESTRQLAGLDFCAVTLVSEVDGKRMHRVARMTGVTAQGKALEGRSFPDNNGLVSNVVRYGAPLPGRDLKAMNQQIIFDDETQIRGLGALKIFPLVAGDRILGTLVAGSRKKANFEQDVLRMIEVIAIQAAQAVLRAQLYEQMERMATTDGLTGLFNHRTFQTKADEILAQARRYQRKCSVILTDVDHFKSVNDTYGHPTGDQVLKGVARIIKSMARDTDIVARYGGEEFVIIMPETDAKGAYTISERIREAVKAEVFQTEMGPLKITMSLGIATFPDNGMEKQQLIDLADQCLYHSKRNGRNQSVTVAIMQGGRKLQAVEA
- a CDS encoding septum formation initiator family protein, which gives rise to MTARGKLLVVAVGVAGALSLLSVADAKGFRRYLSLRQDVDSLQQRNASLAEQNEALRQEIAALRKDPAALERAVREELGYVKPGELVFHLESP
- a CDS encoding TlpA disulfide reductase family protein, which gives rise to MSSAARALACVLLLALAGCRGTRPVDAGPAFLQSLALPSVGPTPHEVRKLVGKVVLVSFFATWCFPCLAEMPNLEALQRDYGAQGFQVVAVGMDLEGAKVLQPFADHYAPRYPVLVASEWMIAGRSAFGPIKGLPTTVLLDRHGRAVAAWQGVESHSKLTEAVEKLLKQD